Proteins co-encoded in one Arachis stenosperma cultivar V10309 chromosome 7, arast.V10309.gnm1.PFL2, whole genome shotgun sequence genomic window:
- the LOC130940789 gene encoding uncharacterized protein LOC130940789, whose protein sequence is MKMKAETVTLILVNLAGIMERADESLLPGVYKEVGAALHTDPTGLGSLTLFRSIVQSSCYPLAVYLAVRHNRAHVIAIGAFLWAAATFLVAFSSTFLQIAVSRALNGIGLALVAPAIQSLVADSTNDSNRGIAFGWLQLTGNLGSLIGGLFSVMIAPITFFGIPGWRISFHIVGLISIVVGTAVYLFANDPHFSKDVENVSNQVPSKTFWSDVKDLVEEGKSVSKIRSFQIIVTQGVTGSFPWSALSFAPMWLELTGFSHEKTAFLIALFVIASSVGGLFGGKMGDILSMRLPNSGRIILAQISSASAIPLAAILLLGLPADPSTAILHGLVLIIMGLFISWNAPAANNPIFAEIVPERSRTSVYALDRSLESILSSFAPPVVGILSQHVYGYKPIPKGSSESQEILTDRENAASLAKSLYMAIGIPMALCCLIYSFLYRTYPRDKERARMEVLIESEMQQIDSDGAAMIEPEELFIGDYDGDGDGDGDGVDHDEDEENILLYRQSTFSNFQLR, encoded by the exons ATGAAAATGAAGGCAGAAACTGTTACACTGATTCTGGTGAACCTGGCAGGGATAATGGAGAGAGCAGATGAGTCATTGCTACCAGGTGTGTACAAGGAAGTTGGTGCAGCACTTCACACTGACCCAACTGGCCTTGGCTCACTCACTCTTTTCCGATCCATTGTGCAGTCCTCTTGCTACCCCTTAGCTGTCTACCTCGCCGTCCGCCACAACCGCGCCCATGTCATTGCTATCGGCGCTTTTCTTTGGGCCGCTGCCACCTTTCTTGTTGCGTTCTCCTCTACTTTCCTTCAG ATAGCTGTATCGCGAGCGTTGAATGGGATTGGCCTTGCATTAGTAGCACCTGCAATTCAGTCCCTTGTGGCCGATTCAACAAATGATAGCAATCGTGGAATAGCTTTTGGATGGCTTCAGCTAACAGGCAATCTTGGTTCCCTTATTGGTGGACTCTTCTCTGTAATGATAGCTCCGATAACGTTCTTTGGTATCCCAGGTTGGAGGATTTCCTTCCATATTGTTGGACTGATAAGCATTGTAGTAGGGACTGCAGTCTACCTATTTGCCAACGATCCACACTTCTCCAAGGATGTGGAAAATGTGAGCAATCAAGTTCCAAGTAAAACGTTTTGGTCAGACGTGAAAGATCTTGTTGAAGAAGGCAAATCAGTTTCTAAGATTCGGTCTTTCCAGATTATTGTTACACAGGGTGTCACTGGTTCCTTTCCATGGTCAGCTTTGTCATTTGCACCAATGTGGTTAGAGCTTACCGGCTTCTCCCACGAGAAAACTGCTTTCCTCATAGCTTTATTTGTGATTGCTAGCTCAGTTGGGGGATTGTTTGGAGGTAAGATGGGGGATATCCTTTCGATGCGTCTTCCCAATTCTGGGAGGATAATTCTAGCACAGATAAGCTCTGCATCAGCAATTCCTTTAGCAGCAATCCTTTTGCTTGGATTACCGGCTGATCCATCTACAGCAATACTTCATGGCTTGGTTTTGATAATCATGGGGCTCTTCATATCTTGGAATGCTCCAGCTGCAAATAA TCCAATTTTTGCAGAGATAGTTCCGGAGAGATCCCGAACAAGTGTGTACGCACTTGACCGTTCTTTGGAGTCTATACTATCATCTTTTGCACCCCCTGTAGTGGGGATTTTGTCTCAACATGTTTATGGATATAAGCCCATCCCTAAAGGATCTAGTGAATCTCAAGAGATTTTAACAGATAGAGAGAATGCAGCATCATTGGCCAAGTCGCTTTACATGGCAATAGGAATTCCGATGGCTCTCTGCTGTTTGATCTACTCGTTCCTTTACAGGACCTACCCAAGGGACAAGGAAAGAGCTCGGATGGAGGTGTTAATAGAGTCAGAGATGCAGCAAATTGATTCAGATGGTGCAGCAATGATTGAACCAGAAGAACTGTTTATTGGGGATTatgatggtgatggtgatggtgatggtgatggtgtTGATCatgatgaagatgaagaaaacATATTGCTCTACCGGCAGTCCACATTTTCAAACTTCCAACTTAGGTAA